The proteins below come from a single Mycolicibacterium sp. TY81 genomic window:
- a CDS encoding DinB family protein, with protein sequence MTTWSIPQSTTGSERRLLETALDRNRAELVNTVRGLLEVDARRRLVASMTTPIGLLKHAAVAERIWFQHILGGVPESECGGGTTAGDTSFVVDGDEAVADVIAEFESASERSRAVAARFDLDEIRTHPHLGEVNLRFIYLLAIEDFARHAGHGDILREQIEHSRVEE encoded by the coding sequence ATGACGACATGGTCGATACCGCAGAGCACTACGGGGTCCGAACGCCGGTTGTTGGAGACCGCGCTAGACCGCAACCGCGCTGAACTGGTCAATACCGTGCGCGGGCTGCTGGAAGTCGATGCCCGGCGCCGCCTCGTTGCGTCGATGACCACCCCGATCGGGCTGCTCAAGCATGCGGCGGTCGCTGAGCGAATCTGGTTCCAGCACATCCTCGGCGGAGTGCCCGAGAGCGAATGCGGCGGCGGTACGACGGCGGGTGACACAAGCTTCGTTGTCGATGGCGATGAGGCTGTAGCCGATGTGATCGCCGAATTCGAAAGTGCCAGTGAACGTTCCCGTGCTGTCGCTGCCCGGTTCGATCTCGACGAAATCAGAACCCACCCCCACCTTGGCGAGGTCAACCTGCGGTTCATCTATTTGCTCGCGATCGAGGACTTCGCGCGGCACGCGGGTCATGGCGACATCCTTCGGGAGCAGATCGAACATTCTCGCGTCGAGGAGTGA
- a CDS encoding LLM class flavin-dependent oxidoreductase, which yields MTMPVMEPNLDAATLTAWARVIDGGPFSSLCWGERIAFDNPDSLTLLGALAAWTDRVRLVTTVIVPQLHDPVMLAKALATGDMLSGGRLTVGLGVGGRHEDYNAVGADPKTQTMRGMAERVALMKRVWAGEKLTESVLPVGPEAVQPGGPRLLVGTIGPKTIRSAANWADGVAGTTLDLNVERESELFDVAREAWAEAGKPKPHLATSFWFALGEKDEARNQVHRHLRRYMNWIPEEYVDAMAPTTGWAGTEDELLDVLQKFDDIGTDEVHLIPTSSDIDQLRRVADVVKDFTGEAAL from the coding sequence ATGACGATGCCAGTGATGGAGCCCAACCTCGATGCGGCAACGCTGACGGCGTGGGCAAGAGTGATCGACGGCGGGCCCTTCTCGTCCCTGTGCTGGGGTGAGCGCATCGCGTTCGACAATCCCGATTCCCTGACGCTGCTCGGCGCCCTGGCGGCCTGGACCGACCGCGTGCGGCTCGTCACCACGGTGATCGTCCCGCAACTGCATGATCCGGTGATGCTGGCGAAAGCGCTTGCCACGGGCGACATGCTCAGCGGTGGACGGCTGACGGTCGGCCTCGGCGTCGGGGGACGGCACGAGGACTACAACGCCGTCGGTGCCGACCCGAAGACCCAGACCATGCGCGGCATGGCCGAGCGGGTCGCGCTGATGAAGCGCGTCTGGGCGGGGGAGAAGCTCACCGAATCCGTGCTGCCCGTCGGACCCGAGGCCGTCCAACCGGGTGGCCCGCGATTGCTGGTCGGCACCATCGGTCCGAAAACCATACGCAGCGCGGCCAATTGGGCGGACGGCGTGGCCGGTACCACGCTGGACCTCAACGTGGAGCGTGAGAGCGAACTGTTCGACGTCGCCCGGGAGGCGTGGGCCGAGGCGGGAAAACCCAAGCCGCACTTGGCCACGTCGTTCTGGTTCGCCCTCGGGGAGAAGGACGAAGCGCGCAACCAGGTGCACCGGCACCTGCGCCGGTACATGAACTGGATTCCCGAGGAGTACGTCGACGCGATGGCGCCCACCACGGGCTGGGCCGGCACGGAGGACGAATTGCTCGACGTGCTGCAGAAATTCGATGACATCGGCACCGACGAGGTGCATCTCATCCCCACCAGTTCGGACATCGACCAGCTGCGCCGGGTGGCCGACGTGGTCAAGGACTTCACCGGAGAGGCAGCGCTATGA
- a CDS encoding maleylpyruvate isomerase family mycothiol-dependent enzyme, translating into MSAREVLRANDERFADVVARLTPEEWAAPSLCVEWSNRDVLGHLVVGCSHPVGAFVGEMIRHRDFDRANIATATERARGRSAECLLDDFRAVSARPAGVGRYFPARLLLGDHITHELDILFAVGREPDIPAQLLNAVLDTQVAFPNPFVPAYRNSRGLQLRAVDTGWRHGTTGPAVEGTAAELISVLGNRPKVLPRLRGPGAVTLADRVLSRLSRTAG; encoded by the coding sequence ATGTCGGCGCGTGAAGTGTTGCGCGCCAACGACGAACGCTTCGCCGATGTCGTCGCCAGGTTGACGCCCGAAGAATGGGCGGCACCGAGCCTGTGTGTGGAGTGGAGTAACCGCGACGTGCTGGGACATCTGGTGGTCGGCTGCAGTCATCCCGTCGGCGCGTTCGTGGGGGAGATGATCCGGCACCGCGATTTCGACCGCGCCAACATCGCCACTGCCACCGAACGCGCACGGGGCCGCAGCGCCGAGTGCCTGCTGGACGATTTCCGAGCCGTCAGCGCCCGTCCCGCCGGCGTCGGCCGATACTTTCCGGCCCGGCTACTGTTGGGCGACCACATCACCCACGAGCTGGACATCCTGTTCGCCGTCGGCCGGGAACCGGACATCCCGGCCCAGCTGCTCAACGCGGTCCTGGACACCCAAGTTGCCTTCCCCAACCCGTTCGTCCCCGCGTACCGCAACAGCCGGGGTCTTCAGCTCAGGGCCGTCGACACCGGCTGGCGTCACGGCACCACCGGGCCGGCGGTGGAGGGCACGGCCGCCGAGCTGATCTCGGTGCTCGGCAACCGGCCGAAGGTGTTGCCCCGGTTGCGCGGCCCGGGCGCCGTGACGCTGGCGGACCGGGTGCTCAGCCGCCTGAGCCGTACGGCCGGGTGA
- a CDS encoding DUF4232 domain-containing protein — protein MRTVVAIPLAVACAWPITVAHADPVQVPRCATAQLTPSLGPPDGAAGTTFYPVILKNSGDAPCSMSGYPAVSFIAGSDNHVVGVAASQDAETVIGVVVIEPGQSTAANLGIVNAGNFPADCNAVPVSGLQVNLPGDTEPIIIGHADTACASTAYPTLRVGPFTGA, from the coding sequence ATGCGAACCGTTGTCGCGATCCCGTTGGCGGTGGCCTGCGCCTGGCCGATCACGGTCGCTCATGCCGACCCCGTCCAGGTACCGCGTTGTGCCACTGCGCAACTGACACCGAGCCTCGGCCCGCCCGACGGTGCCGCCGGGACGACGTTCTATCCGGTGATCCTGAAGAACTCCGGGGACGCCCCGTGCAGCATGTCGGGTTATCCGGCGGTGTCGTTCATCGCGGGCTCCGACAACCATGTGGTCGGCGTGGCCGCCAGTCAGGATGCGGAGACCGTCATCGGTGTCGTGGTGATCGAACCCGGCCAGTCCACCGCGGCGAACCTCGGCATCGTCAACGCGGGTAACTTCCCGGCCGACTGTAATGCCGTGCCGGTCAGCGGATTGCAGGTCAACCTGCCGGGTGACACCGAGCCCATCATCATCGGCCATGCTGATACCGCTTGCGCCAGTACGGCTTACCCGACCTTGCGGGTGGGGCCGTTCACCGGCGCGTAG
- a CDS encoding sensor histidine kinase produces MVATATDPASAEPTHPTTTPPVPRASDLGVVPTSSMIVGAFAGMIWFWIPLSLLILAVTSIPSVIGTVFGGVVFVYAVRATDRVERLRSEAVFGFGIAVPYRKLTPYSGFQGWAHQLWLDVSSGRFWKVLAHSYLRMVFDIFAVGLAFSLLAFALLGPAAATAIHNSDPAAGLSFISPPLSWLLAIIALAAAAGILVFGPRVDAAVDRWLLPASPTAALQHEVSALHQARRGAVSSASTERHRIERDLHDSVQPRLVSLAMTIGLAQTKLDSDLPEARKLIAEAHDDAKAALLELRNVVRGIAPTILADRGLDAALSAVVQRTETAGVPVTLELQLPKRFSDEVESCAYFVVAESLTNIAKHAQATHAVVTVRYHEPTDQLHISVFDDGIGGAQTTGDDTTGLRGLGERVRAARGTFAVSSPETGTTTVTAVLPCAL; encoded by the coding sequence ATGGTCGCAACAGCTACAGACCCCGCGTCGGCCGAGCCGACACATCCGACAACGACGCCGCCGGTGCCGCGCGCATCAGACCTCGGTGTCGTCCCGACGTCGTCGATGATCGTCGGCGCGTTCGCCGGCATGATCTGGTTCTGGATACCGCTGTCCCTGCTCATCCTCGCCGTCACCTCGATCCCCTCGGTGATCGGGACGGTGTTCGGCGGAGTGGTGTTCGTCTACGCCGTCCGCGCCACCGACCGGGTCGAGCGGCTGCGCAGCGAGGCGGTGTTCGGCTTCGGCATCGCCGTCCCCTACCGAAAGCTGACGCCCTACAGCGGTTTTCAAGGTTGGGCCCACCAACTGTGGCTGGACGTGAGCAGCGGCCGGTTCTGGAAGGTGTTGGCGCACAGCTACCTGCGCATGGTCTTCGACATCTTCGCGGTCGGGCTGGCCTTCTCCCTGCTGGCTTTCGCGCTGCTCGGTCCTGCCGCGGCGACCGCGATCCACAACAGCGATCCCGCTGCCGGACTGAGCTTCATCTCCCCGCCGCTGTCCTGGCTGCTGGCCATCATCGCGCTGGCCGCCGCCGCAGGCATCCTGGTGTTCGGTCCCCGGGTGGACGCCGCCGTCGACCGGTGGCTCCTGCCGGCATCGCCGACGGCGGCGCTGCAGCATGAGGTCAGCGCCCTGCACCAGGCCCGTCGCGGCGCGGTGTCGTCGGCGTCCACCGAACGGCACCGCATCGAACGCGACCTGCACGACAGTGTGCAGCCCCGGCTGGTGTCGTTGGCCATGACGATCGGGCTGGCCCAGACCAAGCTCGACTCGGATCTGCCCGAGGCCCGCAAGCTGATCGCCGAGGCACACGACGACGCCAAGGCCGCGCTCCTCGAACTGCGAAATGTGGTGCGCGGCATCGCGCCGACGATCCTGGCCGACCGCGGCCTGGACGCCGCACTGTCGGCGGTGGTGCAGCGCACCGAAACCGCCGGCGTGCCGGTGACGCTGGAACTGCAACTGCCGAAACGTTTTTCCGACGAGGTCGAGTCGTGCGCGTACTTCGTCGTCGCCGAGTCGTTGACCAACATCGCCAAGCACGCCCAGGCCACCCACGCCGTGGTCACGGTGCGCTACCACGAGCCCACCGACCAGCTCCACATCTCGGTGTTCGACGACGGTATCGGCGGGGCCCAGACGACCGGCGACGACACGACGGGCCTGCGCGGACTCGGTGAGCGGGTGCGCGCGGCGCGGGGCACCTTCGCCGTCTCGAGCCCCGAAACCGGAACGACGACCGTGACGGCGGTACTGCCATGCGCATTGTGA
- a CDS encoding response regulator transcription factor — protein MRIVIAEDSALLRAGIERILIDAGHDVLAGVPDATELLRAVNEHNPDLVIVDVRMPPTFTDEGIRAAALLRSQNPESPVLVLSHYVEERYAADLIASDTRGFGYLLKDRVADVPAFLDAVTTVGTGGTVLDPEVVSQILVRTHRRSTLAVLTPREQEVMQLMAEGKTNSAIAGLLHISIGSAEKHIASIFTKLDLTPDDSENRRVLAVLRYLES, from the coding sequence ATGCGCATTGTGATCGCCGAGGATTCGGCCCTGCTGCGCGCGGGTATCGAGCGCATCCTGATCGACGCCGGCCACGACGTGCTCGCTGGGGTGCCCGATGCCACCGAGCTGCTGCGGGCCGTCAACGAGCACAACCCCGACCTCGTCATCGTCGATGTCCGGATGCCGCCGACCTTCACCGACGAAGGCATCCGCGCCGCCGCGCTGCTGCGCAGCCAGAATCCCGAGTCACCGGTGCTGGTGCTGTCGCACTATGTCGAGGAACGGTACGCGGCTGACCTGATCGCCTCGGATACCAGGGGTTTCGGCTACCTGCTCAAGGACCGCGTCGCCGACGTCCCGGCATTCCTGGACGCCGTCACCACGGTGGGGACGGGTGGCACCGTCCTGGACCCGGAGGTGGTGTCCCAAATCCTGGTGCGCACCCACCGCCGCTCCACCCTGGCCGTGCTCACCCCGCGCGAGCAGGAAGTCATGCAGCTGATGGCAGAAGGCAAGACCAACTCGGCCATCGCAGGGCTGCTGCACATCTCGATCGGCTCCGCCGAGAAACACATCGCATCGATCTTCACCAAGCTGGACCTGACGCCCGACGACAGCGAGAACCGGCGGGTCCTCGCCGTCTTGCGCTATCTCGAATCCTGA
- a CDS encoding TetR/AcrR family transcriptional regulator, with translation MRARFTTDEIASAALRIVDESGLAALSMRSLAAALGTGPMTMYNYVADKEGLEELVVAAVSAGIEVPEPTDDWAADVHATASAVWRGVRAHPAAIPLVLTRRMASATGFAAADALVAALERAGLSDAARLSAFHAVLGLVTGSAQAQLAGPFSGDAAETAARIGSAAGVRYPHIAALSEVAATVSVEDDFDGGLRMLIAGIAAAGSAVQ, from the coding sequence ATGCGCGCACGGTTCACCACGGACGAAATCGCTTCCGCTGCACTGCGAATCGTCGATGAATCCGGTTTGGCGGCGCTCAGCATGCGGTCCCTGGCCGCGGCACTCGGCACGGGGCCGATGACGATGTACAACTACGTCGCCGACAAAGAGGGCCTGGAGGAACTCGTCGTCGCCGCGGTGTCCGCCGGGATCGAGGTGCCCGAACCCACCGACGATTGGGCCGCTGATGTCCATGCGACGGCGTCCGCGGTGTGGCGCGGCGTGCGGGCCCACCCCGCCGCCATCCCCCTCGTGCTGACCCGGCGAATGGCGTCGGCCACGGGGTTCGCTGCCGCCGACGCGCTCGTCGCCGCGCTCGAGCGGGCCGGCCTGTCCGACGCTGCCAGGCTGTCCGCGTTTCACGCGGTGCTGGGATTGGTGACCGGCTCGGCGCAGGCCCAGCTGGCCGGCCCGTTCTCGGGCGACGCCGCCGAGACGGCGGCCCGGATCGGATCGGCCGCCGGAGTCCGGTACCCGCACATCGCCGCACTGTCCGAGGTGGCCGCGACCGTGTCGGTCGAGGACGATTTCGACGGCGGGCTGCGGATGCTGATCGCGGGCATCGCGGCGGCAGGCAGTGCTGTTCAGTGA
- a CDS encoding DUF4097 family beta strand repeat-containing protein, with the protein MTSNLDTAPPADTATPPALTPGGRSAMRSLLVVTALVVTLSAAAGIGGLAWGISSVRVAAETETLPADFSSLTIDTGDLPTAIRIASDRNAHEPRVRMRLLNTAKDDHQALKVTRNGGAVSLTVTGTPSPLFDFGPPGEIMVTLPPDVAHRLSVTTKQQVGVMLSLTDLDQLTVHNTDGAVILGGNARRIEIHTQSGDVQTREPIVVTDAFIADSTDGHIAVDFRDTAPRTVDVTSQSSDVDIALPTGGPYLVRAQAGDHAQVRVPQTEDPARAAAQITARAPEGSISVTTRR; encoded by the coding sequence ATGACTTCGAATCTGGATACCGCACCGCCGGCCGACACCGCCACGCCGCCCGCGCTGACCCCGGGTGGCCGGTCCGCGATGCGCTCGCTGCTGGTGGTGACCGCCCTCGTCGTGACGCTGTCGGCGGCCGCCGGGATCGGCGGATTGGCCTGGGGCATCAGCTCGGTGCGCGTCGCGGCCGAAACCGAGACCCTGCCGGCCGATTTCAGCTCCCTGACGATCGACACCGGCGATCTGCCGACTGCCATCAGGATCGCCAGCGACCGCAATGCCCATGAGCCACGGGTCCGGATGCGGCTGCTCAACACCGCAAAAGACGATCACCAGGCCCTGAAGGTCACCCGCAACGGTGGCGCTGTGAGCCTCACGGTGACCGGCACACCGTCGCCGCTGTTCGACTTCGGGCCGCCCGGGGAGATCATGGTGACGCTGCCTCCCGATGTCGCACACCGGCTTTCGGTCACCACCAAGCAGCAGGTCGGCGTGATGCTGAGTCTGACCGATCTGGATCAGCTGACCGTCCACAACACCGACGGCGCGGTGATCCTCGGTGGCAACGCCCGCCGGATCGAGATCCACACCCAGAGCGGCGATGTGCAGACGCGTGAGCCGATCGTCGTCACCGACGCGTTCATCGCCGACTCGACCGATGGCCACATCGCGGTGGACTTCCGTGACACCGCGCCGCGCACGGTCGATGTCACGAGCCAGAGCTCCGACGTCGACATCGCGCTGCCGACGGGTGGGCCGTACCTGGTGCGCGCGCAAGCCGGTGATCACGCGCAGGTGCGGGTTCCCCAGACCGAGGATCCGGCTCGCGCCGCGGCCCAGATCACCGCGCGCGCTCCCGAGGGCAGCATCTCCGTCACTACGCGCCGGTGA
- a CDS encoding VOC family protein, which produces MAITFNHTIVHSTDRSAAATFFTELFGLPPAQEGGPFLAVELNHGVSLDFAQVPEGTNVVPQHYAFLVSEDEFTAIYDRIRERGLQHWADPRGQHPGEINRNDGGRGVYFQDPSGHYLEIITRPYGSGG; this is translated from the coding sequence ATGGCCATCACCTTCAACCACACCATCGTCCACTCGACCGACCGCTCGGCCGCGGCCACCTTCTTCACCGAGCTCTTCGGTTTGCCTCCCGCCCAAGAAGGCGGGCCATTCCTCGCCGTCGAACTGAACCACGGCGTCAGCTTGGATTTCGCCCAGGTCCCAGAGGGGACAAACGTCGTCCCGCAGCATTACGCGTTCCTGGTGTCCGAGGATGAGTTCACCGCGATCTACGACCGGATTCGTGAACGCGGACTGCAACATTGGGCCGATCCGCGCGGCCAGCATCCCGGCGAGATCAATCGCAACGACGGCGGCCGGGGCGTCTACTTCCAGGATCCCAGCGGGCACTACCTGGAGATCATCACCCGGCCGTACGGCTCAGGCGGCTGA
- a CDS encoding cysteine hydrolase family protein produces MTRPTLRELSSLPVEPVRLADSALVLIDCQNTYTQGVMELEGVQDALDETAALLDRARTAGIPVIHIQHDDGPGSLYDIGGESGAIVDRVAPRGDEPVIVKQFPNSFVQTDLDERLKALGASNLVLAGFMTHMCVNSTARGAFSLGYAPTVVAAATATRTLAGPDGQAVPAAALQAASLTELSDLFAVVVTDGAAIPD; encoded by the coding sequence ATGACTCGCCCCACCCTGCGTGAATTGTCCAGCCTGCCTGTCGAACCGGTCCGCCTCGCGGACTCGGCCCTGGTTCTGATCGACTGCCAGAACACCTACACGCAAGGGGTGATGGAGCTCGAGGGTGTGCAGGACGCTCTCGATGAGACCGCCGCACTGCTCGACCGTGCCCGCACGGCCGGCATCCCCGTCATCCACATCCAGCACGACGATGGGCCGGGCTCGCTGTACGACATCGGGGGCGAGTCCGGTGCGATCGTCGACCGGGTGGCGCCGCGGGGCGACGAGCCGGTGATCGTCAAGCAGTTCCCGAACTCGTTCGTGCAGACCGATCTCGACGAGCGGCTCAAGGCGTTGGGCGCGTCGAACCTGGTGCTCGCCGGCTTCATGACGCACATGTGCGTGAACTCCACGGCCCGCGGCGCGTTCAGCCTCGGGTACGCGCCGACGGTCGTGGCCGCCGCGACGGCGACGCGCACCCTGGCCGGCCCCGACGGTCAGGCGGTGCCGGCCGCGGCGCTGCAGGCAGCGAGCCTCACCGAGCTGTCAGATCTTTTTGCTGTCGTCGTGACGGACGGTGCCGCGATACCCGACTAG
- a CDS encoding nitronate monooxygenase yields the protein MAFDLRELAVPVIVAPMAGGPSTPELAAAGSAAGGLGFVAAGYLTAQTLADRITAARALTTGPLGVNLFASQPSTAQPREIERYATELAVEATRYGAALGDATFNDDDWAAKLDVVADLRPDVVSFTFGGPTADECARLRQAGITTVATVTTADEAARAATTGVDALAVQGPGAGGHRGTYDPLAAPATQPLAELLADVLAITELPVVAAGGLMTGDDVAAVIAAGAVAAQLGTAFLLADESGSSPVHRAALVDPRFTETVVTKAFSGRYARGLRNRFIEEHDEQAPLGYPEVHYLTSPLRKAAVAAGDPDGTNVWAGTGFRKIRSGSVADIMAGLV from the coding sequence ATGGCGTTCGACCTGCGTGAGCTGGCAGTTCCGGTGATTGTCGCGCCGATGGCCGGTGGGCCATCGACGCCCGAGCTGGCCGCTGCGGGGTCGGCGGCCGGTGGCCTGGGATTCGTGGCAGCCGGTTACCTGACGGCGCAGACGCTGGCCGACCGCATCACCGCCGCACGCGCGCTGACCACCGGCCCGCTGGGCGTGAATCTCTTTGCCTCGCAGCCCAGTACCGCACAGCCCCGCGAGATCGAGCGGTACGCGACCGAACTCGCCGTCGAGGCCACCCGCTACGGGGCGGCGCTCGGCGATGCGACATTCAACGATGACGACTGGGCGGCCAAGCTCGACGTCGTCGCCGACCTGCGGCCCGACGTGGTGTCCTTCACCTTCGGCGGGCCCACCGCCGACGAGTGCGCGCGGTTGCGGCAGGCCGGTATCACCACCGTCGCAACGGTCACCACCGCGGACGAAGCCGCGCGGGCCGCAACCACTGGGGTGGACGCCCTCGCCGTGCAGGGCCCCGGCGCCGGCGGCCACCGCGGCACCTACGATCCGCTGGCCGCGCCCGCCACGCAGCCGCTCGCCGAACTGTTGGCCGACGTACTCGCCATCACCGAACTGCCCGTCGTCGCCGCGGGCGGCCTGATGACCGGCGACGACGTCGCCGCCGTGATCGCCGCAGGTGCGGTGGCCGCACAACTCGGCACGGCATTTCTGCTCGCGGACGAGTCTGGCTCCAGCCCGGTGCACCGCGCCGCACTCGTCGATCCGCGGTTCACCGAAACCGTTGTCACCAAAGCCTTCTCGGGACGGTACGCCCGCGGGCTGCGCAACCGGTTCATCGAGGAACACGACGAGCAGGCGCCGCTGGGCTATCCCGAGGTGCATTACCTCACCAGCCCGCTGCGCAAGGCGGCGGTGGCAGCCGGCGACCCGGACGGGACAAACGTCTGGGCGGGCACCGGATTCCGGAAAATCCGGTCGGGTTCGGTTGCCGACATCATGGCCGGGCTCGTGTGA
- a CDS encoding RrF2 family transcriptional regulator, with the protein MRMSAKAEYAVRAMVELAAADAGALVKTEDLAKAQGIPAQFLVDILTNLRTDRLVRSHRGRDGGYELARPAADISIADVLRCIDGPLASVRDIGLGDLPYSGPTAALTDVWRALRASMRSVLEQTSLADVATGKLPDHVSTLAGDYRTQEARRGHS; encoded by the coding sequence ATGCGGATGTCAGCCAAGGCGGAGTACGCCGTCCGCGCCATGGTCGAACTGGCCGCCGCCGACGCCGGTGCGCTGGTCAAGACCGAGGATCTGGCCAAGGCGCAGGGCATCCCCGCGCAGTTCCTGGTCGACATCCTGACCAACCTGCGCACCGACCGTCTGGTGCGCAGTCACCGCGGCCGCGATGGCGGCTACGAGCTGGCCCGGCCGGCCGCGGACATCAGCATCGCCGACGTCCTGCGTTGCATCGACGGTCCGCTGGCGAGCGTCCGCGACATCGGACTCGGCGATCTGCCGTACTCCGGGCCGACGGCCGCCCTCACCGATGTGTGGCGCGCCCTGCGCGCCAGCATGCGCTCAGTGCTGGAACAGACCAGCCTCGCCGACGTGGCCACGGGCAAGCTCCCGGACCATGTCAGCACGCTGGCAGGCGACTACCGCACCCAGGAAGCCCGCCGCGGCCACAGCTAG
- a CDS encoding alpha/beta hydrolase: MTSAIPVEQLHFVSGGDRCAAWLTLPSTPAPHPAVVLVHGLGATRDMMLPQYEQHFAAAGIATLSFDYRFTGASEGEPRQHISIPEQCRDVDAAIDYLQRHPQVDADRIGLWGTSLGGMNVVRVAGSRTDIAAAVVQCPITHGPASARSVGIRGALRLTPAIVDDAVRALLRRGRRYVPIVGQPGTDALVSVPGAEDGWRSTVPAGTAFDNRITAVDAALLITRSALRHAATVQAPLLVCVCDDETLMDPRYAEAVAERAPHGIARHYASDHFAIYHPPLVRRVLDDQIAFLKEHLHVGA; the protein is encoded by the coding sequence ATGACATCAGCGATCCCGGTCGAGCAGTTGCACTTCGTCAGCGGTGGCGACCGGTGCGCCGCGTGGCTCACCTTGCCGTCGACCCCCGCGCCGCATCCCGCCGTCGTCCTGGTGCACGGTCTCGGCGCCACCCGCGACATGATGCTGCCGCAGTACGAACAGCATTTCGCCGCCGCGGGCATTGCCACCCTGTCCTTCGACTACCGGTTCACCGGTGCCTCCGAAGGCGAACCGCGGCAACATATTTCGATTCCCGAACAATGCAGGGACGTCGACGCCGCGATCGATTACCTACAGCGGCACCCGCAGGTCGACGCCGACCGCATCGGCTTGTGGGGCACGAGCCTCGGCGGCATGAACGTGGTGCGGGTGGCCGGCAGTCGCACCGACATCGCCGCCGCGGTGGTGCAATGTCCCATCACCCACGGTCCGGCATCGGCCCGCAGCGTCGGCATCCGGGGTGCGCTGCGGCTGACACCGGCGATCGTCGACGACGCGGTGCGTGCGCTTCTGCGCCGCGGACGTCGCTACGTGCCCATCGTGGGACAGCCCGGGACCGATGCGCTCGTGTCGGTGCCCGGAGCCGAGGACGGGTGGCGGTCGACGGTGCCGGCCGGTACCGCATTCGACAATCGGATCACCGCGGTCGACGCCGCGCTGTTGATCACGAGATCGGCGCTGCGCCATGCTGCGACGGTCCAGGCGCCCCTCCTGGTGTGCGTCTGTGATGACGAGACGCTGATGGATCCGCGCTACGCCGAGGCGGTGGCCGAGCGAGCGCCGCACGGGATCGCGCGGCACTACGCATCCGACCATTTCGCGATCTACCACCCGCCGCTGGTGCGGCGAGTGCTCGACGATCAGATCGCGTTTCTGAAGGAGCATCTCCATGTCGGCGCGTGA